A DNA window from Stutzerimonas stutzeri contains the following coding sequences:
- the mauJ gene encoding methylamine utilization protein MauJ, whose amino-acid sequence MLATQDPFEEAEQLQQQRGHWITAGVETRAFWPKRAQVLSFEGIRFLLQPAERGERGDTLPAIALRTDGLGLTDHQCRAVIMRLATAIAWREGQKVELVMWGGGSSPFRLGMSRNNAITDYLPADNLCAPVSDEARKALAYYREGLSIDNPFYSFLGFYKAFSRSLPNGRERGPWIAATLPRLTDRKAIERRSELIRAGEDISTYVANQGRHAIAHAERDDIVDPDDPSDHQRIIQDLPLMRHLAEIAMEERLEITRPGAYERDHLYELAGFRELFNDVELEALRRGALAPGEKYEGPEHYFVLARKQGKFFPLGKMKMSGGGLLEGKLVIDLESESQNVLVRITLDFVNERLLFDPLRDVGFRQDRNSRASVQEELAVHSFLWCMYCNGRIEVWDETGEQRMAMSQPCILTNMDLNPAGHQRLVDELTALLDQFPPDEPVA is encoded by the coding sequence ATGCTGGCGACACAAGACCCTTTCGAAGAAGCTGAACAACTTCAGCAGCAGCGCGGACACTGGATAACGGCAGGTGTGGAAACCAGAGCTTTTTGGCCCAAGCGGGCACAAGTTCTCTCCTTCGAGGGTATACGGTTCTTGCTCCAGCCCGCAGAGCGCGGTGAACGCGGGGACACTCTACCCGCTATCGCGCTTCGTACCGATGGTCTAGGCCTGACTGACCACCAGTGCAGGGCAGTAATCATGCGGCTCGCAACTGCCATAGCTTGGCGTGAAGGTCAAAAAGTAGAGCTGGTCATGTGGGGCGGTGGGAGTTCTCCTTTCCGATTAGGTATGTCACGAAACAATGCGATTACGGACTACCTTCCAGCTGACAACCTTTGCGCACCTGTTAGTGACGAGGCACGCAAAGCGTTGGCTTATTATCGGGAAGGCCTGTCCATAGATAACCCCTTCTACTCGTTTCTGGGGTTCTACAAGGCCTTCAGTCGGTCATTGCCCAATGGGAGGGAACGCGGGCCCTGGATCGCCGCAACGCTACCGCGGCTAACCGACAGGAAGGCCATCGAACGAAGAAGTGAATTGATTCGAGCAGGCGAGGACATTTCGACCTATGTAGCCAACCAAGGTCGTCACGCGATCGCTCATGCTGAGCGGGATGACATTGTTGATCCTGACGATCCCTCCGACCATCAACGCATCATCCAGGACCTTCCTCTCATGCGCCATTTGGCTGAGATTGCCATGGAGGAACGTCTTGAAATTACCCGACCTGGCGCTTACGAGAGAGACCACCTCTATGAGCTTGCAGGCTTCAGGGAGCTCTTCAACGATGTCGAGCTGGAAGCACTTCGACGTGGAGCGTTGGCGCCAGGCGAGAAGTACGAAGGTCCGGAGCACTACTTCGTCCTAGCCCGTAAGCAAGGCAAATTCTTTCCGTTGGGGAAAATGAAAATGTCAGGGGGCGGGCTACTCGAAGGGAAGCTGGTTATTGATCTCGAAAGTGAGAGCCAGAACGTCCTCGTTCGAATAACGCTCGATTTCGTTAACGAGCGCTTACTGTTCGATCCATTACGGGATGTGGGTTTCCGCCAAGATCGCAACAGCCGCGCCTCAGTTCAGGAGGAGCTGGCAGTCCACTCGTTTCTCTGGTGCATGTACTGCAATGGTCGAATAGAGGTGTGGGATGAAACGGGGGAACAGCGAATGGCAATGTCGCAACCTTGTATCCTCACGAATATGGATCTGAATCCAGCAGGTCATCAACGTCTAGTAGACGAGCTGACCGCGCTGCTTGATCAATTCCCGCCTGACGAACCCGTCGCATGA